The DNA segment CGATCGGGCGGGACTTGCAGCGTTCGCCGAGGCGGCGTCGGCCTTCGGCCTTCGGCAGACAGTGGGGCGTTGCGGTGCAGCGACGGTCTCTTCACGGTCATCGAGTGCGCCGTGTCGGTGCAGCAACGGCAGGAAGACGAACCGCTACCAGCGGCAGGAAGCAGCCGACGAGGGGCCCCATGCACAGTGCGATCAGCACGGTTCCGACCCCGACGGTTCCACCCAGAAGCCAGCCGGCGCAGGCAACAGTGATTTCGATGCCGGTGCGCACAAGGGCGACGGGTAGGTGGGTGAGCCGAACCAGTCCGGTCATGATGCCGTCGCGTGGTCCCGACCCGAACTGCGCGCCGAGGTAGAGCGCGTCGAAGAATGCCAGGGTGACAAGGCCGACGGCCAGGTATCCGATCTCGGCGAGCGGCCCGTGTGGGTGGGGGAGCACCGTCGCGGTGGCATCGGCAGCGAACCCGACGATCGCCACGTTGAGGAGCGTGCCAAGCCCGGGTAGTTCTCGCAGAGGGATCCATGCGAGAAGCACAAGCAGCGAGATCAGGTTTGTTGCCCAACCGAAGGAGACACCAAGGGATTTGGCGGTGCCTTCTGTGAGCACGTTCCAGCTGGCCGCGCCAAGCCCGGACTGGACGAGCAGCATGACGGCGGCCCCGTACCCCATCAAGCCGAACAGGAGCTGGGGGATCCGGCGTGCCTTCCGGGCCGCCCGGACCTGGGCGAATGCGTTCATCCGCGATATCACGGGCGGTTCGTGACGAGCCGCGACGGAGGTGTGTGCCGTAGAAGCAGGGGGTGCCATACGGTGAGTCTCTGGGTGATCTGGA comes from the Streptomyces sp. NBC_00820 genome and includes:
- the yczE gene encoding membrane protein YczE, which produces MNAFAQVRAARKARRIPQLLFGLMGYGAAVMLLVQSGLGAASWNVLTEGTAKSLGVSFGWATNLISLLVLLAWIPLRELPGLGTLLNVAIVGFAADATATVLPHPHGPLAEIGYLAVGLVTLAFFDALYLGAQFGSGPRDGIMTGLVRLTHLPVALVRTGIEITVACAGWLLGGTVGVGTVLIALCMGPLVGCFLPLVAVRLPAVAAPTRRTR